Proteins found in one Methylobacter sp. S3L5C genomic segment:
- a CDS encoding C40 family peptidase: MNTSTSKVFIRLLLPAVVILFSGCASVPEIKPAAQNQSQVITYALSLQGTPYRYGKSSPEDGFDCSGFVQHVYEKQGITLPRTVKDMALSLPQIPKNDVHSGDLVFFNTNGKSFSHVGIYINNDKFVHAPSQRTGKVLVSNLKNSYWKKHYIGVRRPK, from the coding sequence CGTTTGCTTTTGCCGGCAGTCGTTATTTTATTTTCCGGTTGCGCCAGCGTTCCTGAAATAAAGCCTGCCGCTCAAAACCAGTCGCAAGTCATCACTTATGCGCTAAGCTTGCAAGGTACGCCTTATCGTTATGGTAAAAGCTCACCTGAAGACGGTTTTGATTGTAGCGGCTTTGTTCAACATGTCTACGAAAAACAGGGTATAACCTTGCCGCGCACCGTAAAAGATATGGCATTATCTTTGCCGCAGATCCCCAAAAATGACGTGCATTCCGGTGACCTGGTTTTTTTTAATACCAACGGCAAGTCATTTTCTCATGTCGGAATTTATATTAATAATGATAAATTCGTTCACGCTCCCAGCCAACGTACCGGTAAAGTACTTGTCTCCAATCTTAAAAACAGCTATTGGAAAAAACACTACATCGGTGTGCGTCGTCCGAAATAA
- the lpxA gene encoding acyl-ACP--UDP-N-acetylglucosamine O-acyltransferase, which yields MAQNIHPTACIAPDVVLGDAVTVGPFAVIESGVEMGENCEIGAHAVVHGRVKMGSGNILHPHAVLGGLPQDTSFKAETVSWLIIGDNNNFREGFTAHRSSKENGTTRIGSGCYFMNNSHVAHDCSIGSNTIFANNVAIGGHVEVGNNVFMGGAVVVHQFCRIGSFAIVQGTTGLNMDVMPFMLIGGRPARHYKLNSVGLRRAGITGDRYKVLSAAFRLLKNKQSLEELEETEELRQLKDWLAVKSKRGTHGFIEVSG from the coding sequence ATGGCTCAAAATATTCACCCGACTGCTTGCATAGCGCCTGATGTTGTACTGGGAGACGCCGTTACCGTTGGCCCTTTTGCCGTTATTGAAAGTGGCGTTGAGATGGGTGAAAATTGCGAGATTGGTGCTCATGCGGTAGTTCACGGTCGGGTAAAAATGGGTTCCGGCAATATTTTACATCCACATGCGGTGTTGGGCGGCTTGCCGCAAGATACCAGTTTTAAGGCCGAGACGGTTTCCTGGTTAATTATTGGCGATAATAATAATTTCAGGGAAGGCTTTACTGCGCACAGGTCTTCTAAAGAGAATGGTACAACTCGTATTGGTTCGGGTTGTTATTTTATGAATAACAGTCATGTTGCTCATGATTGTAGTATCGGCAGCAACACGATATTTGCCAATAATGTGGCGATAGGTGGTCACGTAGAAGTGGGCAATAATGTTTTTATGGGCGGCGCTGTGGTCGTGCACCAGTTTTGTCGGATCGGTTCTTTTGCGATAGTGCAGGGCACAACCGGACTTAATATGGATGTCATGCCGTTTATGTTGATTGGTGGGCGACCGGCCCGTCACTACAAATTAAATAGCGTAGGTTTAAGACGGGCAGGCATTACCGGAGATCGTTATAAAGTGCTTTCAGCGGCATTTCGCTTGTTAAAAAACAAGCAAAGCCTGGAGGAGTTGGAAGAAACTGAAGAGTTAAGACAATTAAAAGACTGGCTAGCCGTTAAATCCAAGCGTGGTACGCATGGCTTTATTGAGGTATCGGGCTAA
- the xerD gene encoding site-specific tyrosine recombinase XerD — protein sequence MTAHVLIDQFLDAVWVEQGLSENTLSAYGSDLRIFAKWLADKSLLEVDTSDLSKFLASRYKAGIGNRSSARILSSLRRFYGYYIRENRLTIDPTALIEAPHIGRALPVSLSEHDVELLLNAPEVTNALGFRDKAMLEMLYATGLRVSELVGLKFAQISFRQGVVRIIGKGNKERLVPVGEEAMSWMEGYMNQARKTTLGERQCDYLFVTNRAGGMTRQAFWHIIKRHAKKAGINKELSPHTLRHAFATHLLNHGADLRVVQLLLGHADLSTTQIYTHIARERLKELHSKYHPRG from the coding sequence ATGACAGCTCATGTTTTAATAGACCAGTTTCTTGATGCTGTCTGGGTAGAGCAGGGTTTGAGTGAAAATACCCTTTCTGCCTACGGTAGTGATTTGAGGATTTTTGCCAAATGGTTGGCGGATAAATCCCTGTTGGAAGTTGATACCAGTGATTTATCAAAGTTTTTGGCAAGTCGATATAAAGCCGGTATAGGCAACCGATCTTCTGCACGTATTTTATCCAGTCTGCGTCGCTTTTATGGTTATTACATCCGCGAAAACCGGTTAACCATTGATCCTACGGCATTAATAGAAGCGCCTCATATCGGTCGTGCTTTACCGGTGTCGCTTTCCGAGCATGATGTCGAATTATTATTGAATGCTCCCGAAGTAACTAATGCGCTTGGTTTTAGAGATAAAGCCATGTTGGAAATGCTTTATGCAACGGGACTTAGGGTATCAGAGCTGGTTGGTTTAAAATTTGCACAAATTAGTTTCAGGCAAGGCGTAGTCAGAATAATTGGCAAAGGCAATAAAGAGCGTTTGGTACCGGTTGGTGAAGAAGCCATGAGCTGGATGGAAGGTTATATGAATCAGGCCAGAAAAACCACTTTAGGTGAGCGACAATGCGACTATTTGTTTGTCACTAACCGGGCTGGGGGCATGACAAGACAGGCTTTTTGGCATATTATCAAACGTCATGCCAAAAAAGCCGGTATTAATAAAGAGTTGTCGCCACATACTTTAAGGCATGCTTTTGCGACACATTTGTTAAATCACGGTGCAGACTTACGCGTTGTGCAGTTATTATTGGGGCATGCTGATTTATCGACTACCCAAATCTATACCCATATTGCCCGCGAACGCTTAAAAGAATTACATTCAAAATATCATCCCAGAGGATAA
- a CDS encoding methylated-DNA--[protein]-cysteine S-methyltransferase → MSFEIQWMEACYGAVEVIKISTPAGQLVLHCQQGIICKADWASDDDLYTQDPDLQEQFNQNWLNTDKHINIKLLKQGSAYRHKVWAALGNIPFGETMTYSALAKKIDSSARAVGNACRDNPYPVIIPCHRVVSVSGMGGYCGQTQGDFMAIKNKLLTYEATHKK, encoded by the coding sequence ATGTCATTTGAAATTCAGTGGATGGAAGCGTGTTATGGAGCTGTGGAAGTTATTAAAATTTCTACTCCGGCAGGTCAATTGGTTTTACACTGCCAGCAAGGCATTATTTGTAAAGCAGACTGGGCGTCTGATGATGATCTTTATACTCAAGACCCTGACCTACAGGAACAATTTAACCAAAATTGGTTAAATACCGATAAACATATTAATATTAAATTGTTAAAACAAGGTAGTGCCTATCGTCATAAAGTCTGGGCTGCACTGGGTAATATTCCTTTTGGAGAAACCATGACTTATTCGGCATTAGCAAAAAAAATTGATTCGTCTGCGCGAGCTGTCGGCAATGCCTGCAGGGATAATCCTTATCCCGTTATTATTCCCTGTCATCGTGTTGTATCCGTTTCGGGCATGGGGGGCTATTGCGGACAAACACAAGGCGATTTTATGGCGATCAAAAATAAACTATTGACTTATGAGGCAACCCATAAAAAATGA
- a CDS encoding transposase family protein, translating to MTPYAQLPRHKPEEFLRTVGLSPEDFLHLHGKLVTYLDEQKVLNPLTRRGRKDSKMALEDRLLLTLYYLRHYPTLINLAAVFDISESYCHKIYTRTVRLLIKIEKLPNRKALLEDPAATVVIDVSEQPIERPVKNQKAYFSGKKTPHDQSPTRDLPIDDDYTLRSDR from the coding sequence ATGACTCCTTATGCCCAATTGCCAAGACACAAGCCTGAAGAATTTTTAAGGACTGTCGGCCTGTCACCAGAAGATTTTCTGCATCTTCACGGTAAGCTGGTGACTTACCTGGACGAACAAAAAGTCCTTAATCCACTGACTAGACGGGGACGAAAAGACTCCAAGATGGCTTTGGAAGACCGCTTGTTACTGACACTCTATTATCTTCGTCACTATCCGACGTTGATAAATCTGGCTGCGGTCTTCGACATCAGCGAATCGTATTGCCATAAAATCTATACTCGCACTGTAAGACTATTGATCAAAATCGAAAAACTGCCCAACCGCAAAGCACTGTTGGAAGATCCCGCAGCTACCGTGGTCATTGATGTTTCGGAGCAGCCTATCGAGCGCCCTGTTAAAAACCAGAAAGCGTACTTTTCAGGAAAAAAAACGCCACACGATCAAAGTCCAACTCGTGATCTGCCTATTGACGATGACTATACTCTCCGTAGTGATAGGTAA
- a CDS encoding transposase family protein, whose amino-acid sequence MICLLTMTILSVVIGKGQQHDFSIFKDSRLLLHPDALLLADSGYQGIKKHHQNSTLPVKKKKGQPLSAEDKADNKALSKQRIFIEHVNRRCKIFRIAKDVYRGKHKHYSLTWNLVAALVNLRYGCI is encoded by the coding sequence GTGATCTGCCTATTGACGATGACTATACTCTCCGTAGTGATAGGTAAAGGTCAACAGCATGATTTTTCGATCTTCAAAGATAGCCGTCTATTGTTACATCCTGATGCCCTGTTGTTGGCGGATTCCGGATACCAAGGGATAAAGAAACACCATCAGAACTCGACTCTACCGGTTAAAAAGAAAAAAGGCCAACCGCTTTCGGCAGAAGACAAAGCCGATAATAAGGCACTATCAAAACAGCGTATTTTTATTGAGCATGTTAATCGCCGATGCAAAATTTTCAGGATTGCCAAAGATGTTTATCGGGGCAAACACAAGCATTACTCCTTGACATGGAATTTAGTGGCTGCTCTTGTTAACTTACGCTATGGCTGTATTTAG
- a CDS encoding UDP-glucose/GDP-mannose dehydrogenase family protein has product MKVTVFGSGYVGLVTGVCLAEVGNDVLCIDVDQQKIENLKNGIIPIYEPGLEELVKDNQQAGRLRFTTDIQEAVNHGVFQFIAVGTPPDEDGAADLQYVLAVAKSIAENMNEYRIVVDKSTVPVGTADKVKETILQGQKKRGVAIDFDVVSNPEFLKEGAAINDFMKPDRIIVGTDNPRTAELLKALYAPFNRSHERIITMDVRSAELTKYAANAMLATKISFMNELANLAELLGADIEHVRNGIGSDSRIGYSFIYPGCGYGGSCFPKDVKALERTAQQMGYKAELLNAVENVNDRQKQVLFNKIIQHYKGDLQGKTFALWGLAFKPKTDDMRDAPSRVIIEALINAGADVRAFDPEAMAEAKRIYGDKPGLTLVETAEDALQGANALIVVTEWKNFWSPDFDLIKNTLKDTVIFDGRNLYQPELLKKQGITYYAIGRGANNRHLS; this is encoded by the coding sequence ATGAAAGTAACAGTATTTGGCTCTGGTTATGTAGGATTGGTAACAGGAGTTTGTCTGGCCGAGGTTGGTAATGACGTTTTATGTATTGATGTCGATCAACAAAAAATTGAAAATTTAAAAAATGGCATTATTCCGATTTATGAGCCAGGGCTTGAAGAACTGGTTAAAGATAATCAACAGGCTGGACGACTAAGATTTACCACTGATATTCAAGAAGCCGTTAATCATGGTGTTTTTCAGTTTATAGCAGTAGGTACACCACCCGATGAAGATGGTGCGGCTGATTTACAATATGTTTTAGCGGTGGCCAAATCCATCGCAGAAAATATGAATGAATATCGTATTGTTGTCGATAAATCGACAGTGCCGGTTGGCACAGCAGATAAAGTCAAGGAAACCATTCTTCAAGGGCAAAAAAAGCGTGGTGTAGCCATTGACTTTGATGTCGTATCAAATCCCGAGTTTTTAAAAGAAGGGGCAGCGATTAATGATTTTATGAAGCCGGATCGCATTATTGTCGGCACCGATAATCCAAGAACGGCAGAGTTGTTAAAAGCGCTCTATGCACCATTTAATCGTAGTCATGAGCGTATTATAACCATGGATGTGCGTTCGGCGGAATTAACCAAATATGCTGCTAATGCCATGTTAGCCACAAAAATTAGCTTTATGAATGAATTGGCCAATCTGGCTGAGTTGTTGGGAGCCGATATAGAGCACGTTAGAAATGGTATAGGTTCAGATTCTCGCATTGGCTATTCTTTTATTTATCCGGGCTGTGGCTATGGCGGTTCCTGTTTTCCTAAAGATGTTAAAGCCTTGGAACGTACAGCCCAACAAATGGGCTATAAAGCAGAATTGCTGAATGCGGTTGAAAATGTCAATGACCGCCAAAAACAGGTTTTATTTAATAAAATTATTCAGCATTACAAGGGTGACTTACAGGGTAAAACCTTTGCACTTTGGGGCTTGGCATTTAAACCAAAAACTGATGATATGAGAGATGCACCAAGCCGTGTTATTATCGAGGCACTAATTAATGCAGGTGCCGATGTTAGAGCCTTTGATCCTGAAGCTATGGCTGAAGCTAAGCGAATTTATGGTGACAAACCAGGTTTAACGTTAGTTGAAACCGCTGAAGATGCATTACAGGGTGCAAATGCCTTAATTGTAGTCACAGAATGGAAAAATTTTTGGAGCCCTGATTTTGACTTGATAAAAAATACCTTAAAAGATACGGTGATTTTTGATGGCAGAAATTTATATCAGCCTGAATTACTCAAGAAGCAAGGCATCACTTATTATGCTATTGGTAGAGGGGCAAATAATAGACATCTTTCCTAA